The DNA region TGCGGTCAGGATCCAGGGTGAAGTCGCGCATGATTTCTCCGGTGTCGGCGTTGACGACGGTGACGTGCAGGTCGTGGATCAAGATGCGCACGGGTGTTCCTGCGTGCTGGGTTCCCAGGCCGATGTGGTGCAGTCGTGATGCGTGACGCAAGCTGACGGCTCCGGTGGCGTCGATCTTGTCGTGTCGGATGCGCCAGTGACCGTCGCGACCGGCCGGTGTTGCTTTGGCTCGAGCGTTGTAGGCCTGGGCTGGGGTGTGCTTATGCAGGGAGCGGTGTGGCCGGTTGTGGTTGTAGTCATGGGTGAAAGCATCGAGTTGGGTTTGCAGGTCAGTCAGGGTCGGGGCCGGTGGTTGGGCGCGTAGCCATTTCTTCAACGTCTGCTGGAAGCGTTCGACTTTGCCCTGGGTCTGCGGGTGGTTTGGTCGTCCGTTCTTTTGCTGGACTCCCAAGATGACCAGTTCGCGTTCAAAGCCGTTGCGGCCCCCACGTAGCCGGATGGTGAAGACCATTCCGTTGTCAGTCCACGTGGATGCGGGGATCCCGTGGGTATCGATCGCGGCGCGAAACGCGGCCAGCACGATGGGACCTGTGACCACGCGGTGGGCGGTGATGCTGATCGCGTAGCGGGAGTGGTCATCGATGAAGGACAAGATCTCAGTGTCGGTTCCATCAGCCAACGGCCAGTGAGTGAAGCCGGATTGCCAGCACTCATTAGGCAGGTCAGACTCAAAGCGAATGTATGTCCTGCGTGGGCGCTTGCGTGGCTCGGGTGTGATCAGGCCCGCGCGATTCAGGATCCGCCATATCGTGGTGACCGACGGAACGCTGTGTCCTTGGCGTTGCAGGTGGACCGCGATGGTGTGCGGTCCAGCATCAAGACCAGCAGCGCTCAGATCACCACGCAGCGCAATGATCGCCTCGATCGTCGCCGCGGAGGCGGCGTTCGGGTTCGACTTCGGTCTGGTGGATTGCTTCTCGACCGCGTCCCAACCACCGGCCCGCCACCTGGCCACGAGCTTGCCGACCCAGGCCGTGGAGATTCCATACTGCCGTGCGACCGCCCCATGGGACTGACCAGCAAGCACTGCCTCAACGATGACCCTGTTCTTGGACATCCGCGCAGACTTAACGAAGACGCGGGACAGGGGTTAACTAAGTCGTGAAACACCACACTGTCCCCGCTACAGATTGAACGTTCAACCAGCATCGCACGACGAAGGTCCCTGAGAAATCAGGGGCCTTTCGTCGTTTCGGGGGTGGACGGGCGCGAACGAGATGGCTGAGGGAAAATTCAAGGCACAACATGTTCTGTCAACGGTAAGAAGTAGTCGGTACCTTGCGAGTTGACGCTGGTGTGACCGAGCGATGCGTAACTGTGTTCGCAGCAGTCGCGAGCACTGACGTCACAGCCAGGGATTCGTCGCACCAATGTCAGCCATGTTGGTTTACAGTCCAAAGTGGCGTAGTGACGAGCCGAGCACCCGTAGCCAACTTTCGCTCCGGTCACGTAGTTCAGCTCTGCCGGCGTCCGATGGTCACTTGTTGACGGGCACGACTCGATTGCGTCCGTGGCGCTTTGCGGCATACATGGCCGAGTCGGCGCGGGCGATCATCGCGTCGATGTCCTCGCCCGCGCTCATGATGGTGACCCCAATGCTGAGTGTGGCGTGAGCTTCCTGGCCCGAAATAGTGACGGGTTCGGCGGCGCTCAGGCGAACTTTCTCAGCTATGGTCGTCGCCTCGGTTAGATTTTCTACGCCATCGAGGACGACCAGAAACTCATCGCCACCCATCCTGGCTAAGAGATCACCAGCTCGAATACACGAGCGGATTCGATTCGTCACGGCGATGAGGACGGCGTCACCAGCGGAGTGTCCGAGGCTGTCGTTTACTGTTTTGAATTCGTCTACATCGACGAACAGAATGGCAGAACTGTGGTCGGAGCGCCGCTCTCCACTGCTGAGGGCCGTCAACCGGAGGATTGCTTCGTCTCGCTTCAGGGCGCCCGTGAGGTCGTCGTAGATCGCTCGGCGAAGCAATTCCTTTTCGGCTTCTACTTCGACTTCAACGTCGCGCATGCTGCCCACGCGCCCGCCCTGTTCGCCTTGATGCTCCAAAGGTCGTGCCGTGATTTACATCCATCGGTAGCCGCCACTGGCAAGCCGAAAACGTGCTCGATAGTCCATTTTCTCACCGCGCATGGCATCGGCAAAAGCGCGGCGCCGGGAGGGCAAGTCCTCGTGAGCAATGAGGTCTTCGACGTGGCTGCCAAGTAGGTCCTCAGGCAACCAGCCGAGCGCAGATTGAACAGAGGGAGATAGCCACTCAAAGGTCCCTTGCTCGCTGACGCGAAACACCACGTCGGAGGCGTTCTCAGCCAGGAGACGCAGACGCTCTTCGGATTCGGCTAGCGCCAATCTGATCTGTTTCTCACGTTCCAGCGCCTGCATCTGTGTGGAGATGTCATCGAATACCCACACTCGACCTGAGCGACCCGGTGAGTCAAGGGGAGCAGTGTGAACGCGCAGATGAGTTGGCAACGTAGCAAAGGTCCAAATCCAGTCACGTATCACAAGGTTGGGATATTGAAAGATCTCTACGGCCTTCGCCTCGATCCCCTCCGGATCCAGTGCTCGACGACGAAGCGCCCCTAAGGCGAACGC from Actinomycetota bacterium includes:
- a CDS encoding IS481 family transposase — translated: MSKNRVIVEAVLAGQSHGAVARQYGISTAWVGKLVARWRAGGWDAVEKQSTRPKSNPNAASAATIEAIIALRGDLSAAGLDAGPHTIAVHLQRQGHSVPSVTTIWRILNRAGLITPEPRKRPRRTYIRFESDLPNECWQSGFTHWPLADGTDTEILSFIDDHSRYAISITAHRVVTGPIVLAAFRAAIDTHGIPASTWTDNGMVFTIRLRGGRNGFERELVILGVQQKNGRPNHPQTQGKVERFQQTLKKWLRAQPPAPTLTDLQTQLDAFTHDYNHNRPHRSLHKHTPAQAYNARAKATPAGRDGHWRIRHDKIDATGAVSLRHASRLHHIGLGTQHAGTPVRILIHDLHVTVVNADTGEIMRDFTLDPDRNYQPRGLKPGPPKGSPQRGGRRKKQPPK
- a CDS encoding GGDEF domain-containing protein, encoding MRDVEVEVEAEKELLRRAIYDDLTGALKRDEAILRLTALSSGERRSDHSSAILFVDVDEFKTVNDSLGHSAGDAVLIAVTNRIRSCIRAGDLLARMGGDEFLVVLDGVENLTEATTIAEKVRLSAAEPVTISGQEAHATLSIGVTIMSAGEDIDAMIARADSAMYAAKRHGRNRVVPVNK